Part of the Pseudobdellovibrionaceae bacterium genome is shown below.
TATCCCCTGCAACCAACTGCTGTCCTCGGCAATGGCTTCAGAGAGAGCCTCATTGATGCCGCGAGCCCCTTGACTGCCACCGAACACTAAAATTCGAAATTGATTTCCTGAGGGCGCCGGCTCGGCCATAAAATTGTCAAATTTGCCTCGAACTGGCATACCCACTTGTTGATACTTTTTGGCCTTCATGCGCGGCTTGGCTTCAGGAAACACCACAAAGGCTTCATCGACAAAACGAGACAACCATCGATTAGCCAATCCCGGAATTGCGTTTGGCTCCCAAATAAAAGTTTTAATTCTAAAAAAAGAGGCCAGCAACAGCACGGGAGCCGAAGCATACCCGCCCACACCTAAAACAAATTTGGGTCGATACCGCAGCAACAAATACACACTTTGCATAAACGCCAATGGCAATGCTAAAACAGTGAGCCCACGCTCAAATACAGACACATTACTGTTGAGCCTTCCCACTGAAACCATATGCAATGGATAACCTTCTTTGGGAACTATCTTTGATTCTAAACCTTTTTTTGAACCCACGAAATGAATGGACAAGTCGCTGTCTACAGATTTGAAAGCTTGTGCCATGGCCAACGCTGGATAGATATGGCCGCCGGTACCACCACCAGCAAGAAACCCTGTCTTGTTCAAAATTCAACTCGCTCTCTTGTTATATTGGAGCCCCATTTCCAGATTTCAGTGGCCGCCAACGCAGCAAGCCAACCATTTTGAATTATATCTTCAGTCCTGAAAAGGACTTTTTCGGCTTAGCTCTTGTCTG
Proteins encoded:
- the murG gene encoding undecaprenyldiphospho-muramoylpentapeptide beta-N-acetylglucosaminyltransferase encodes the protein MNKTGFLAGGGTGGHIYPALAMAQAFKSVDSDLSIHFVGSKKGLESKIVPKEGYPLHMVSVGRLNSNVSVFERGLTVLALPLAFMQSVYLLLRYRPKFVLGVGGYASAPVLLLASFFRIKTFIWEPNAIPGLANRWLSRFVDEAFVVFPEAKPRMKAKKYQQVGMPVRGKFDNFMAEPAPSGNQFRILVFGGSQGARGINEALSEAIAEDSSWLQGIEIVHQTGPVDFPRVSAVYEKLHELGLADKVHVFEYLHDMDKRLAWADLVICRSGTGTLSELAATGRPSVLVPFPYAADNHQQKNAEVLVNAGAAKMLLQKDLSADSLKQAILDLKADEPGRLAMAKKVKSFYQPGAARKIVEHIFDEIS